A single Anopheles arabiensis isolate DONGOLA chromosome 2, AaraD3, whole genome shotgun sequence DNA region contains:
- the LOC120893725 gene encoding maternal effect protein oskar — MGLLAPTTSCDGEEELQVQLRSVIITRSKAGATVEDIIDDYRELTGIHLLDRFYTHSALLNYLFGMEGVWCSTDGAHGLMLWFCRTARTKHVVDMIQAQRSPRGGPGSSNYRRYMPRATGAPVNNFQYCYSTAGTQMGGPGTVESDGLFGDMMPQPQPARPYRVRRAPRAERRHPYTRRSGGQHRSTGWRQSRSDELDFSMYGPSYHRHQLVGDDFFLAIAKWELGFSFDPGHDIDMSGLCISGLTLSEAAKRVEMAPFIADHVLVNVGTVDLLHGRAMIDLIHDFNQLVARFRERNVEPIMTTLTPIANSGGRTTMAERLLKLNEYICRTCPRTIDLWKHFVHADGTVRFECFQPGPRKVSGSIMPHVLWNKLGRQHMLGVLGNEIAAQLTTSEEWRYY; from the exons ATGGGTTTACTCGCACCAACCACATCCTGCGACGGCGAGGAAGAGCTGCAGGTACAGCTGCGCAGCGTTATCATCACCCGGTCGAAGGCGGGTGCAACGGTGGAAGACATAATAG ACGACTATCGGGAGCTAACGGGGATACACCTGCTGGACCGATTTTACACCCATTCCGCGCTGCTAAACTACCTTTTCGGGATGGAGGGCGTTTGGTGCTCGACCGACGGTGCACATGGTTTGATGCTGTGGTTCTGCCGGACAGCCCGGACGAAGCACGTGGTCGACATGATACAGGCGCAGCGGTCCCCGCGCGGCGGCCCCGGCAGCAGCAATTATCGACGCTACATGCCACGTGCTACCGGGGCGCCGGTGAACAACTTTCAGTACTGCTACTCGACGGCCGGCACGCAAATGGGCGGCCCCGGCACCGTGGAATCGGATGGCCTTTTCGGCGATATGATGCCACAGCCACAGCCGGCACGGCCCTACCGTGTGAGGCGTGCGCCTCGCGCCGAGAGAAGACATCCGTACACGCGTCGAAGCGGCGGCCAGCACCGGTCCACAGGTTGGAGACAGTCCCGGTCGGATGAGCTTGATTTT TCGATGTACGGACCGTCGTACCATCGTCATCAGCTGGTGGGAGACGACTTTTTCCTAGCCATAGCTAAATGGGAGCTCGGATTTTCATTCGATCCAG GCCACGACATCGATATGAGCGGACTATGCATCTCAGGACTAACGCTCTCGGAGGCTGCCAAACGCGTCGAGATGGCGCCGTTCATCGCGGACCACGTGCTGGTGAACGTCGGCACGGTCGATCTGCTGCACGGACGCGCGATGATCGATCTGATCCATGACTTCAACCAGCTGGTGGCCCGGTTCCGCGAGCGTAAcgtggaaccgatcatgacaACGCTGACACCGATCGCCAACAGTGGCGGCCGCACGACAATGGCCGAGCGGCTGCTCAAGCTGAACGAGTACATCTGCCGCACCTGTCCGCGCACGATCGATCTGTGGAAGCACTTTGTGCACGCGGACGGTACGGTGCGTTTCGAGTGCTTCCAGCCCGGACCGCGCAAGGTCTCCGGCAGCATCATGCCGCACGTGCTGTGGAACAAGCTCGGCCGGCAGCACATGCTCGGTGTGCTGGGGAACGAAATAGCCGCCCAGCTGACCACCAGCGAAGAGTGGCGGTACTACTGA